The Pseudorca crassidens isolate mPseCra1 chromosome 3, mPseCra1.hap1, whole genome shotgun sequence genome includes the window ctgtagttttgatttgcaaaaatatggaacgcttcacgaatttgcgtgtcatccttgtgcaggggccatgctaatcttctctgtatggttccaattttagtatatgtgctgccgaagtgaGCACCAACTGGTTCTTtaggataaatatttttaaaagtgcaaCGTCTGCGTCAAAATGCATGCACAGTTATGCTTTTGATAAATATTGTCAGACGACTCCTGGAGAGCTGTATGTGCTAATTTCTACCAGCACTAACGAACTATGAAAGTGCTTTGCCCACCCCTGGATGGTCCATCTTTTCATTATTTGCCAAtaggtgaaaaaagaaaactgtcttcttttcattttacttccatatattttgatgctgagaaagagggagaaatatTACCCACATCTCATAATTTTGTGCATGTGAACTAAAATAGCGATAATAATATAAAAGTACCAGGCAGCTATCATTGTCAAACAGGCATGGGGTGAAGTGAGATCCCTGCCTTATTTCCCTGAATTTTCTCAACACTGTGAGATCacttctcagcctcagtttcctcatctgcaaaatgatagTACCTATCTCAAGAACAGCTGGAAAGTTGATAAAATAATCTGAGTAATGAGTTTAGCATAGGGCAGAGCCCTCTGAAGCCTGGGCGAGGTGGAACCGTTTGCCCCAGACCCCTGTAGCTTGCAAGTGGCTGACGTCAACTTCAAAGAATGAACTGACTCCACCCCTTCCCAGGGCCCCCTGTCCTGTTCAGATTACAGGGCTTCTCTGCCCTTGGCCACCTTTCCCCGAGGAAAGATGAACTCCCCAACAGGAGAATTTTAAAGAGCCAGCTGACGGTCACATGCCACCTCTATCCTTTGACCCACATTCTCAGACTGTCACCAAGTCCCAACTCAGGAGGCATGTGGGACATCACTCCTACCCTTTTACacttgggaaaactgaggcccagagcgaGAAGGCTCACCCAGAGCCGCCCacctaaccccctgcaggctgggaTTGATACTGTCGCCTCCTGACCCCCAGCCCAACACCCTTTCCCCGACTCTGCTTCCCTTTGAAACACCCTCGGGAAAACAACTGTGTCTCCTCGTTGCTTCTTGCGCAAAATTCAGATTCCCTGGAAACTTCTACCTAGTTTTTCAGCTTTGCTCCGCCCCCCTGGGTCCAGGCTGGCCCCTGCTCCTCTGGCCCAGGATATCTACTATGAATCTTTAAGCCAAAGTCAAGCAGGAGAACCTTTGTATATATTAAACCCTCTACATTAACTCTCTCGCTTAAGTGCCAGTACTGCGCAGTCAGATAGAGCAGCCATTGGCTAAACGTGGCTACTTAatgtaaaggaaaattaaaactctagttcagttgcactagccacatttcaggtgcttGATAGCCAcgtatggctagtggctaccttaTTGGATAGCACAGACATAGAACATTCTAAGCATCATAGAAAGTTTCACTGGACACCCCTCTCTAGTCTGGAACTTTTGTtaaccccattttataaatgaaacaatTGCAGGTCAGAGAGCTcacgcccaaggtcacacagctagaactGGGATCCAAACCAGTCCTTGGCCACTAGAGACAAACAGCAGAGTAGGTGGGTCGGCCTATCCTCAGATCCAGGGAAGctgccatccttttttttttttttcagtattttttatttggctccgtcgggtcttagttgtggtgtgcaggttctttgttgcggcacgcgggctctctagttgtggctctcgggccctaaagcacgtgggcttagttgcctcgcggcatgtgggatcttaattccctgaccaggtttcgaacccgcatcccctgcattggaaggcagattcttcaccactggaccaccagggaagtcccaagctgcCATCATTTTGTTTCAGAAGACACATGCTGTGAATATATACTGGTCCCACTGTGCTTAACCACTTAAGgactgtgtgtgtacgtgtgtatctGTTTATTACACACCAGAGGCAGCCCGTATTCTAGTCTGAAAACCTGCATCACAAACACTTCCTCCATCTTTATCTTTATTCACAAGGGAAGTTTTGCTCATTAGCATAATGAATGGCAGAAACGTTTTATTGGTGAAATCGGGGCTTGTTAATTAggctgatagggcttccctggtggcgcagtggttgagagtccgcctgaggacgcagggaacacgggttcgtgccccggtccgggaggatcccacatgccgcggagcggctgggcccgtgagccatggtcgctgagcctgcgcgtccggagcctgtgctccgcaacgggagaggccacaacagtgagaggcccgcataccacaataaaataaaataaaataaagataatcagaggcttttaaaaaaaaaaaaatttaattaggcTGATAAAGGTTGGAAAAATGGGCTCCCAGGGGTGGAGTTAACAGTATTCAAATATGTGGATTGGTTAAAATACCTGAGACTCCCTAGCTCCCCGATCCTGTATGAACTCGTCGGAAAAACAGAGCTAAAATCCGAAGCTGGTCCTGTGTGAACTTGGAGGATTCATCTTGCCTGAGATACATCCTAAGGTTCATGGGCTTTAGGATAgtcaagtttgtttgtttgttttggttttgttttaatgcaGCGTGAGGGCTGCAACACTATCATGGCCAGAATTCATGGAACTTACAGATGTAAATTATCTTGTGCTAATAAATCAAGTTTAATGTCTGCAGGGCAGAATTTGATCCAAGTGCTTTTATCATGACCTGGCAACCAGATGTTGGAGGCGGGGGTCAGTCAGGTTTCCAGGAATGACTTCGTGGTACCAGGAGAACCCGAGTTGCGTCAGATATGCTCCACGTGAGAGAAACAAGGCTTACCTGGGTCTGCTGGCCTCCAAAAACTGCGTGGTCTGAACCTCCACATTACAACCTGCAGCCCCTGTGCCTGGACCTGGCCCAGGCCAGGGGGCTGCCTCCCACCAAACTATCTGCACCCCCTTCAAGTTCTATCTGCTTGGGAAGGGGCAGGGACAGAGCCCGCTCactttccccacccctccccagacaGATAGCGAGAGAGACACACACCTTGAGAAACAGGATGGGAAAGGAAGCCACATCAGCCAGGAAGATCGGTGAAAGCCTCGGTTTAATTGGAGACAAGATCGAAGGATTGAGTATCGATCAGCAGACCGACTGACTGATCATCAAAGTGGACAACACTCGAGCAGCTCAAGGGGGTACtgactcccctcccccgccccccggggTCCCTGTCCCCAGTTGCCAATCACTCCTGGCcctggggccgggggaggggcagggtctgCGCagtcctccctcaccccctctgATGACATGACTCGCCGTTCAACAACAGCGCTGAGTCCACACTTCCGGGGTCTGTGGTACAGTTTGTATAATACAGCAGGAATGGAGACTCCCATCGGGAGACCCCCAAACCCTCCTTCCCCTGAGTCAGCGGGGGAAGGGCaagtttattttccctttttgccTCTGTAGAATAATTTACAAACCAACCTTACAGTatgtacaaaaaaaagaaagaaagaaagaaagaaaagaaaggaaacaaagaaagaaaaccaaaaaaaaaaaaaaaaaaaggcccactCCGGTGGCCGGCTGGGACTGAAACTACTTTCGCTACAAAAATGAACCCTGTACAGCATCATGGGGGTGGGAGCGGGTGGTACTCCCCACAGGGAAGGACAGACAGATGGAAGGCTGGGGGGAGCTGGGGGCTACAGTACCGTGTGCTCCGAActggaggggagagagatgagagagagaggacgGTCCTGCCCAGCTGCAGAGCCAGGCTGAGGGGCAGAGCggaaggggaagagggggtcTTTCTTTCCAAACAGCCCCCCATGGCTTGGAGAAAAATGGCCTTGCATCTGTCTGTCGTATTGCTTGGGGGAAGAGCTAGGGGTAGGCTTGGCAAGGTGCGGGCAAAGGAGAGACGACCTTGGTTGCCAGGGTGGGAAGGGCTGCCCAGAAAGGGGACGTGGGTGTACACCGTTATTGCTTCCTCCTAGGGCAAAGAGTCGGGGAGGGGGGGCAGGAGgatgctggggagggggctgtgccCACGAGGGGGGGCTCCAGGCCTGGCCCTACTCCACCCAAGGTGCAGGTGGGAGCCACTGCAACCCCCCCTCTATGGCCGTGGGAATCATTAAGGCAGAAACAAGAGGAGAAGCAGCTGGAAGGAGGGGTGCAGCTCCAAGCCATCCCCCGCCCCCGCAAACGGAGAAAATTCAAACGGAAACCAGActggaaggggaaaggggtggcCGGTGGAGGGGGGAGGTGGATCACACCCTCCTcaaacctcagaccccagggggGTGGTGTGAATGTCCCTCCAACATCCTACCCCTGCCTCCTAAGATCCACCCATCTCCCCCCTGCCCGTCCCCCAAGTCAGTATTGCCAGGTTTGTGCAAAATGAGGCTGAGGACTTcttggggggagggcagggagctcATGgggcgccccctccccgcccccagagGCCCCACCCAGAATGGCTATTCCTGGCTGGGTTCTAGAGACCCTCCCAAATTCAGAAGAAAAGTCTGGAGGGAGACCCCACACCAGGTGAAGAGCCCGAAGAGGCCGGAAGACTGAGCCTGGaacctggggcgggggtgggggggggcggtggggggatgggggggtgggggtgggagggggaagcggGGGTGGGTCAGAGGAGGGGGGTGGAGCTGGCCGAGGGGAGCTGGGTACAGGAGCATCTACAGTTGCTGTGTTTCATcctgggcttttttgtttttttttttgttttttttttctaaaaatgtaacaattaaaattccaaaaataaaatccCTTCGGGGACCTCAGCCCCTTGTTCCCCAGCCCCCACCTCCAAAAGGAGGCCccatgggagggggtggggggaaaggggaaaaaaagaaaagagaaaaaaccccacttttctgttttcttttttctcaggaggCCCAAGAGTCTTTGAGgcagtggaggaggtgggggggtgatggtggtggcgggaggcagggaggccaacGGGGTGTAGAGGCTGAGGCTCAGGTAGGGCCTCCGGCTGCCCCCCACCCTCCAGGAGCTGGGAGTGTGGATGGATCCTCGCCCGATGTTCCTGTGCAGGCGCAGCACGCCCTTTTGGCAGCCTGATCCTCTTTTTGGGCCCCCACCTCGGCCGCCGTGGAGGGGAGGCCCAGAAGGCCCGGGTCCTCCTCTGGAGGGGGCGGGGTCCTCAAGACAGGCAGAGGGAGGCTCTCGGGAGACAGGGCAGGGGGGCTGCTGCAGCCTACAGATGCACCTGGGGGCGTGGACGCGTCCTGACCCTCAGCCACACTATCTGCTGAGTCTGCTTGCTGTGTCAAGTACATTTCCTCTACCTCCACCTCCGTAGACTGGTCCTGGCCATCGACCTCCAACGGTTCCTCAGCTGGGAACACATCCTGGGCGGTGGACAATTCCTGCACTTCAGTTGCACCTGGGGCAGTGGacacctcctcctcttcttcctcctccagcgTCAGCTCAAACTGGAACTTATCCGGTGGAGGGGGGTGGCCTGGTCCCCCGGGCTCCTCCTCGGGTGGTGGCGATGGGCTCTGCCGAATGGCACTGTAGTACCAGTCCCGGTTGTCCTCCAAAGTGTCCAGGATCTCTTGGGCATCTGGGTGAACCAAGTCGGCCCACGTCTCCCACAGAGGGTGCACAATGTAGTCGATGAAACCCAcctgagggagggagaaggacgAATAAACCAGGGATCTGCTGGTGCAGATTGCACCGCCATGCTGCGGGATctaatacaaaattttttttaattctttattgaatttgttacaatattgcctcTGTTCTATGTCTTCGTTccttggccacgaggcatgtgggatcctagctccccgaccagggatcgaacccacaccaaCCCCCGCATTGGAAGGTGAAGACCCAatcactgggccgccagggaagtcccaaagatcccgcatgctgcgtggcgtggcaaaaaataaaagatgttgaTACCCTTGGACCCAGCAATCTTGCTTCTCCAGAGCCAGCCTGGAAAAACTCTTGcacaagtaagaaaaaaagaaaaaaaccacgtATGAGATGcaaacaaaaactggaaacatctCCATATATACATCAGTTGGGCattagtttatttgttttaagttattattattttttttggccacaccatgcagcatgtgggatcttagttccccgacattCCAGGGAGGAATGGTTGGAGCTTCAAGAGCATCTGTGACCACAAGAGACATCTCTGAGGAGAGAAGCCCCAAGCTTCGCATGACAGAAGAGAAACACTGAAAGTTCTGGGGTGCCTGCCAACTATGTGGAGCCAGAGAGAGCCAAATTCCCTTTCTCCAGACTTTCCTtacataagagaaaaacaaaccaataaagCTTTATCCTGTTTGAGTCACTGTGAATCCCTAACTACTAAACACTTGTATGTCCACCCACAGAGCACTCACTACACAAACCATTATTCATCTGTCTCTGTGGGAATACTATACAGTAGTGAAAAAGGATAAGCTTAATCTATGTGTAATAATGTGCACAGATCTCCAAGTCATTTTTGGAAAGAAAACGCAAGCTGTATAAAAATAGGTATACATTgagattccctggcggtccagtggttaggactctgcactttcactgccaagggcgcaggttcaatccctggtcggggaactaagatcctgcaagccatgcagtgccTCCCCCCCCGCAAAAAGGTATATATTGAtacagtttatattttttaaaagagctaaaCCCACAAACTATTGCTATTAAGTTGCTTGTGaacataaatacataataaaacaagcaaaactggGTTTCATCAGGGGTTTGGGGCTGTGTGCATGCCCTGGGAACATTTGGAagtgtttggagacatttttggttgttaccgCAGGAAAGGGAGGGCGTTCccggcatctagtgggtggaggccagggacgctgctcaacaccctacagtgcacaggacggtCCCACCACAAAGAATGATCCAGCGCCAAATGCCAACAGTGTTGAGGCTGCATAACCCTGGATGGGAAGGGCATACACACCGAACCGGGAAGAGGCCTcaccagggaggaggctggaagCAGGGAGAGTGAGAAAGTCTCATATTCACACTTCAGTGTTGTCTTTTACGAGACTGTGTTTCTGTCCCTCTCGTTAAATTAAAAAGGCACGTGATGGAGACGAGTCATTTAACTTCACTTCAAAATccaccaagggacttccctggtggtccagtggttaagactccacacttccactgcagtggggcacgggttcaatccctggtcagggaactaagatcccgcatgccacgtggcgtggccacaCAGCAACAACAAACTCCACCAAAACTCAGGCACAAAATGAGTGGCCAGGTTATAGGGAAACCGAGAGGCTGAAAGGACATGAAGTCTGTAATTAAGGGCCGGATAAGTGTTATTACTGATGTTACAGCAGTTGCTACAAATGAGTTACAACTGTCTGGGTGCAAAACTACAACTTATGAGTCCAGAGGCTCAGTTCAATTGTTTTGTGGAGGAGAAAGTGTTGCCTATTTCCCATCAggatagagaaggaaaaaacagacaaagacaaactTGACACTGTGTACGGGCAGGTTAGGACCTCTTAGGCCTTTGGAGCTCCAGGCCGGTGTGGGGTGAGGAGGCCCGCCCTGCTCTCTTCCAGTGGTGCCGAGACTGTACCTGAGACTTCTCCACCGAGGCCGTGTGCTTGTCGCACATGGGGCTGATCTCCATGCCACGCTCGCGTTCACGGTCGCCCTGCTGGAAGAACTCGGCCATGATGCGGTCGGTCCACTGGCGGTACAGCTCCAGCGGCTTGGTGGGGTTGCTGAGATCTGCACAGTGCACCATGTTCCGTAGGACCTGCATGGGGTGGGGGACCTTCAGAGGCCGTGTCCCCGTCCTAGTCTGAGGCCTCAGGCTTCCTTACTTCCCCTTTGGAAGGACAGTAGGGGAGAATGGGTAGCGGGGAGATGGAGAAAGGTAGAAGAGGTGAGGGAAGAGGGTCGATGagtggggaagagaaggggagagatgaGACGAGGTTGATGAgcaaagggcagagggagggaagggaaaagaggcGGTGGGGAGACAGGGGTGTGGGGGACATGGAAACGGGTtgatgaggaaagggaagagcgAACTGGAGGAGATGGGGGGAGATGGGATGGAGAGGTGGGAGTTGGAAAGGGTTAGATGgaatagagaaaaagagacaggaaGATGGGCAACCTGggagctggagcagagggaggggcagcAACCCAGAGctaacgggggaggggagggtccaATCTCCCTATAcggtgtggggaggggggcaccTGGATGCGGTCGGCATAGTTATCCAGCAAGAGGACCCCCGAGCTGGTCACTTTCTTGGTCTCCACCATGGTCTTCAGGTCAGCCAGGAGGGTCATGTGCTTGGACATGTCCGTGGCCAGCACCTGTGGGCAAGAAGTTGTCACAGGGGCCATCGAAGCCTGGCTGCCCGCTGTACTGACCTGGGCAGGGCCTCTGAAGTTTTCACTCCGCACAATCAGCCGCCACGACCCACTCCCAAAGGACGCCTCCCCCACTAGGGGCCTTTCTGTCCCAGACTCAGACCTGGCCCTCCCCAATGCCCCCTTGCTCCAAAGGTGACCTTTCCCGCTTTGTCCCCGCCCCTCGCCCCGCCCACCATGTCGATGACCATCTTGCGCAGGCTTTGCCGCTGGCGCTTGCTGAGGTTCTGGAAAATGTCGCAGTTGTCTTCCTGCAGCAGCTTGAAGCCCACGGCCAGGTGGTGATTCTCCAGCACCGACTCGTCATTGTACATGAGCGCCAGTTCAGAATCTGTAGCCCAGGCAGGGTCGGGCAGTCAGGAGAGGGGAGGACCCACCCAGGGCGCCCCCCGCAGGCCCCGCCTCCAGCCCAGCAGGCCCCGCCCCCGTGGCGGGCCACTTACTGGTGTTGATGAGGAACTGGTTGGAGACCCCAGGGTGGTCCACATCATGGATGGAAGCTGCGAAGAGGGCGGCGAGAATCTCCAGGTCCGTGAATACggcctgggggcagagggagatgGGTTTGAAAGATGGGGAGTCAGAGAGACAGGGTAAGAGAGAGATAGGGAGTCAAAAAagatggggagggcttccctggtggcacagtggttaagaatccgcctgccaatgcaggggacacgggtttgatccctggtccgggaagatcccacatgccactaagcccttgcgccacaactactgagcctgctctctagagcccgcaagccacaactactgaagcccgcacgcctagagctcgtgctccacaacaagagaagccaccgcaatgagaagcctgcacaccgcaacgaagggtagcccccgcttgctgcaactagagaaagcccgcacgcagcaacgaagacccaacgcagccaaatataaatatataaatttataaaaaaaaaaagaaagatggggaGTCAGGAGAGAGAGGAACGGGGTCAGAGAGAGATGGACGTCAGAGACTCAGGGTCAGAGAGATAAACAGAAGATTGgagatggatagtgtgaggggcagctggggagaCATGGGGGCCAGGCGATGCTCACATCCAGTGCAGGTGTGGCCAGCAGCACGTGGGTGGACTGCAGCACGTCAGCCGCGTGCAGGCTGTTGTGGTAGGCCACATCGGGGTGGTAGTGGTCCTCCAGGGTCAGCATGTATGTAACCATCGTGTCCACCGGGATGCGGAACTTCTTCAGCAGGTCCCGCTCCTGAGGGCAAGAGTAGGGGGCGGTGACCCCCACACCGGCCCTctgctccccgccccgccccctcccttgCATCCAGCCCCACTCAGCCCGCCCTACCTGGAATATCGTGTACATGATGCAGCTGAGGGAACGGCCCCCCGCATAATCCGACACGCAAAAGATGTTCAGGCCCCACTTGTTCAGATTTTCCAATTCCTGGTGGAGATGGAGGCCAGAGGTCAGGAGCCCCCAAGGCCCAGGGCCCTCTAGACTCTTTTCTAGGAGTTCAGAACCCTGGTCTGAATAGTGGCACCATTATCGCTCACCCAGTAGGTGGCATGCTCAGCAGTATAGAATTTACTGCCCAGGTCCTACTGGGCCAGAAAATAACAAGGCAACCCCAGAGTCTACTGAGTGTGTATTATCCACCAAGCACTGCACTAAGCGCTTGATTTCACATGGCAGGTGACGGAACCAAAACTCAGAGCAGCGACGTGACTTACCCGAGACCTTGCATCTCACAAGTGGCAAAGCTAGGATGTGAACCCAGCGTGGCTGACCCCAAAGCACAGCTCAGCCTCAGTTAAACTGCTCTTGAGCGCTGAGAGGAAAGGAACATGGGCTAATGTTCCATGTCTCCCCAGAATTCAGAACAGcaccagcacatagtaggtgctcaataaacactgaaTGACTGAATAGAGCCCTGGCCAGTACTGGCACGCAGAGGGTTACAATAAATGTCAGCTGAGGGAGCCACTGAGCTTGCATCAAGT containing:
- the PDE4A gene encoding 3',5'-cyclic-AMP phosphodiesterase 4A isoform X2, producing MKRSRSVLSVARTGDERPRDTPEPGRANMLGAALRRPRRRLSMGPGLGWAEPEPLDTGVPLPPRPTTLPLLIPPRISITKADSLEAENGPTPSPGRSPLDSQASPGLVLHSGAATSQRRESFLYRSDSDYDMSPKTMSRNSSVTSEAHAEDLIVTPFAQVLASLRSVRSNFSLLTNVPIPSNKRSPLGGPTPICKATLSEETCQQLARETLEELDWCLEQLETMQTYRSVSEMASHKFKRMLNRELTHLSEMSRSGNQVSEYISTTFLDKQNEVEIPSPAMKDREKQQVPRQRPSQQPPPPGPQFQPMSQITGVKKVVHSSSLNDSSIPRFGVNTDQEELLAQELENLNKWGLNIFCVSDYAGGRSLSCIMYTIFQERDLLKKFRIPVDTMVTYMLTLEDHYHPDVAYHNSLHAADVLQSTHVLLATPALDAVFTDLEILAALFAASIHDVDHPGVSNQFLINTNSELALMYNDESVLENHHLAVGFKLLQEDNCDIFQNLSKRQRQSLRKMVIDMVLATDMSKHMTLLADLKTMVETKKVTSSGVLLLDNYADRIQVLRNMVHCADLSNPTKPLELYRQWTDRIMAEFFQQGDRERERGMEISPMCDKHTASVEKSQVGFIDYIVHPLWETWADLVHPDAQEILDTLEDNRDWYYSAIRQSPSPPPEEEPGGPGHPPPPDKFQFELTLEEEEEEEVSTAPGATEVQELSTAQDVFPAEEPLEVDGQDQSTEVEVEEMYLTQQADSADSVAEGQDASTPPGASVGCSSPPALSPESLPLPVLRTPPPPEEDPGLLGLPSTAAEVGAQKEDQAAKRACCACTGTSGEDPSTLPAPGGWGAAGGPT
- the PDE4A gene encoding 3',5'-cyclic-AMP phosphodiesterase 4A isoform X1 encodes the protein MEPPAVPSERSLSLSLPGPRDGQATLKPPPQHLWRQPRTPIRIQQRGYSDSAERAEPERPAHRPIERADAVDTGDRPGLRTSRMSWPSSFHGTGTGSGSAGGGSCRRLEAENGPTPSPGRSPLDSQASPGLVLHSGAATSQRRESFLYRSDSDYDMSPKTMSRNSSVTSEAHAEDLIVTPFAQVLASLRSVRSNFSLLTNVPIPSNKRSPLGGPTPICKATLSEETCQQLARETLEELDWCLEQLETMQTYRSVSEMASHKFKRMLNRELTHLSEMSRSGNQVSEYISTTFLDKQNEVEIPSPAMKDREKQQVPRQRPSQQPPPPGPQFQPMSQITGVKKVVHSSSLNDSSIPRFGVNTDQEELLAQELENLNKWGLNIFCVSDYAGGRSLSCIMYTIFQERDLLKKFRIPVDTMVTYMLTLEDHYHPDVAYHNSLHAADVLQSTHVLLATPALDAVFTDLEILAALFAASIHDVDHPGVSNQFLINTNSELALMYNDESVLENHHLAVGFKLLQEDNCDIFQNLSKRQRQSLRKMVIDMVLATDMSKHMTLLADLKTMVETKKVTSSGVLLLDNYADRIQVLRNMVHCADLSNPTKPLELYRQWTDRIMAEFFQQGDRERERGMEISPMCDKHTASVEKSQVGFIDYIVHPLWETWADLVHPDAQEILDTLEDNRDWYYSAIRQSPSPPPEEEPGGPGHPPPPDKFQFELTLEEEEEEEVSTAPGATEVQELSTAQDVFPAEEPLEVDGQDQSTEVEVEEMYLTQQADSADSVAEGQDASTPPGASVGCSSPPALSPESLPLPVLRTPPPPEEDPGLLGLPSTAAEVGAQKEDQAAKRACCACTGTSGEDPSTLPAPGGWGAAGGPT
- the PDE4A gene encoding 3',5'-cyclic-AMP phosphodiesterase 4A isoform X3 is translated as MRSSAAPRARPRPPALVLPPAGPESLVHFSFSDEDTCWYPPGRFVSLEAENGPTPSPGRSPLDSQASPGLVLHSGAATSQRRESFLYRSDSDYDMSPKTMSRNSSVTSEAHAEDLIVTPFAQVLASLRSVRSNFSLLTNVPIPSNKRSPLGGPTPICKATLSEETCQQLARETLEELDWCLEQLETMQTYRSVSEMASHKFKRMLNRELTHLSEMSRSGNQVSEYISTTFLDKQNEVEIPSPAMKDREKQQVPRQRPSQQPPPPGPQFQPMSQITGVKKVVHSSSLNDSSIPRFGVNTDQEELLAQELENLNKWGLNIFCVSDYAGGRSLSCIMYTIFQERDLLKKFRIPVDTMVTYMLTLEDHYHPDVAYHNSLHAADVLQSTHVLLATPALDAVFTDLEILAALFAASIHDVDHPGVSNQFLINTNSELALMYNDESVLENHHLAVGFKLLQEDNCDIFQNLSKRQRQSLRKMVIDMVLATDMSKHMTLLADLKTMVETKKVTSSGVLLLDNYADRIQVLRNMVHCADLSNPTKPLELYRQWTDRIMAEFFQQGDRERERGMEISPMCDKHTASVEKSQVGFIDYIVHPLWETWADLVHPDAQEILDTLEDNRDWYYSAIRQSPSPPPEEEPGGPGHPPPPDKFQFELTLEEEEEEEVSTAPGATEVQELSTAQDVFPAEEPLEVDGQDQSTEVEVEEMYLTQQADSADSVAEGQDASTPPGASVGCSSPPALSPESLPLPVLRTPPPPEEDPGLLGLPSTAAEVGAQKEDQAAKRACCACTGTSGEDPSTLPAPGGWGAAGGPT
- the PDE4A gene encoding 3',5'-cyclic-AMP phosphodiesterase 4A isoform X4, yielding MPLVDFFCETCSKPWLVGWWDQFKRMLNRELTHLSEMSRSGNQVSEYISTTFLDKQNEVEIPSPAMKDREKQQVPRQRPSQQPPPPGPQFQPMSQITGVKKVVHSSSLNDSSIPRFGVNTDQEELLAQELENLNKWGLNIFCVSDYAGGRSLSCIMYTIFQERDLLKKFRIPVDTMVTYMLTLEDHYHPDVAYHNSLHAADVLQSTHVLLATPALDAVFTDLEILAALFAASIHDVDHPGVSNQFLINTNSELALMYNDESVLENHHLAVGFKLLQEDNCDIFQNLSKRQRQSLRKMVIDMVLATDMSKHMTLLADLKTMVETKKVTSSGVLLLDNYADRIQVLRNMVHCADLSNPTKPLELYRQWTDRIMAEFFQQGDRERERGMEISPMCDKHTASVEKSQVGFIDYIVHPLWETWADLVHPDAQEILDTLEDNRDWYYSAIRQSPSPPPEEEPGGPGHPPPPDKFQFELTLEEEEEEEVSTAPGATEVQELSTAQDVFPAEEPLEVDGQDQSTEVEVEEMYLTQQADSADSVAEGQDASTPPGASVGCSSPPALSPESLPLPVLRTPPPPEEDPGLLGLPSTAAEVGAQKEDQAAKRACCACTGTSGEDPSTLPAPGGWGAAGGPT